GGAGTGTCTACATGTACATCCACTTTGAGGGACTGGACCTGGCTGGCAAAAGTACCGTTTGTCAGCATATTTGCCAACACGCGCAGGGTAAATGGCAAGTGCGTCGCAACGCACTAACCATCAATAACTCCATCTACGAATTGGCCGATCGGATGCGAAGAGAGAAAATGGGTAATGAAGAAACGATCGGTTGGCTCTATTATGCGGCGTTACTCTTTGACCTAGAGCAATTTGAACAACCAGTAGGCAATATCATCCAGGATTCCACTATTTTGCTGCGATCCCTGGCTTTCCACAAAGTACGTGGCACGTCGGGGTTGGTTGAACGCTTGGAAGCGCTCCTTGATCAACATCCCCGGTTTGACCGATCGTTCGTTCTCGTTGCTAACCACCAAACGCGTATAGAGCGTTTGGCGAAGAGGCACGCCTGGGAGCTTGGTCCAGAGGACTTTCTGGTACGGGATGATCCAAAACGGTTCTACGCAATGGAGCACCACCTAGTGGATTACGCAACCCGGCACTTCGACGCAATAGTGTTGGACACCAGTGGCGAATTAGATTTCTCTTGGTTGGAAAAAGTGGTTCAGCACTTGCCGAATCTGGGATAGAATCAAACTTTACCCCAATGGAGCTAACGGTCTCGATCACAAGCCAGAATAATAGCCAAAACATAAGTAGATTCATCAGGTATTTGTTATCATATGAATCTGTGTTTCAGCGATTAAACCATTTGAAGATAGTGTGATCAGTAATACAATAGAATCGGACTGATTGCTGGTATTTGGTTGTTGCGTAATGTCTTGTGGTGAGTGTGAGGACGACTGCGTTGCCTCACTTTCGAGCAAAATATGAGGTAGTAGGCTCGCCAGATCGACACCCTGCGCGAGTATTGTCCAACCGTAACTGAGTAGAGATCGACCCTTGTTTACACTTCTCAACTTTCTCTCAAGGTGTGTGTACGGCTCCTGGAGGAATACCAGACCATTCCCAGAGTAGAGGTGTGATATCTATACAACCGTCTAGAGCATTCGTCTCATTGCCCGACTTCATGCAGATCGACAAGTAGGGGCAATGGCACAATGACAACCGAGCTGAGGCGAAGATTTGCATCTAAAGACATGAGTTGCATTACGAGCCTGATGTCCTGCCACGATGGACCTGATCGGTCGCGGTATCACCAGCCCAATCGAGTAGGACGACATCTTCTATAACGCCCATTTTTTGACTCAAGCTCCACTTCATTTCGGCGAGTCCGTGGTTTAACATGAGGTAAAATGGCGAATGCACGCGTAGAGTCGAAATATAAAAGTTCAGTATATACTTATATATAAATGTACTTTTATACATAAAGTAGTTATTAAAATGTTTCCTATTCTTTTTGTAATAGTTGGGATTACGATTTTTATAGTTGGGATTACGATTTTTATCATTTTTGGAATTATAATTCACAAACGTAACAAGCAGTTAATGCGAATCAGTGTCGACGAGGCACAAAGCGAAGTGGCAGGAGTACAACACTATGAGGAAAGCCAGGAAACTGATCTGGGTACAAAAGAACATTGCCAGCAATCGAATACAAGGCCCTGTTATCAAGATGGTGACAATCTACAAAAAATCATGGAAGAATCTCATGATGTGGAAAAAGAATTCGTCATAGCAAAAAATTTGCAAGAAAATATAATAGAAGAATCGCAATCAATTTCATTAGAGGAGATCCAACTAAAGACAGTTCTAGAATCACCAACAGGAGTCACACAGGATCCCCAAGTGGCAATCGTGGCGGAAACTCAACCAACGGCGGTAGGAGAACTCTGCCCCCCCGTAGTCCAAGAGACTCAACCGACCATAGGAAGGGAAATGCAACTGCAGGTGGCGGGGCAGGAATCACCGCCATCGATAACGCAGAGAGCACAACCGACTTCAAAAAGTGAGCGGTTGGAACCTGCCGAAAGGGGAGGTAGGTCACGCGTCTCGATCCGAGATCCGAAGAAACGGCTAACAGCAAACCCTAAGCCCCGCACTCCGAAGCCCGAAATCGTTTGCTGGAAGAGAGAACGACAGTGGATACCAGCGGTAGAGGTGCCAGAGGAACTTCTTGAAAGTTCCGATTTAGCGGTGTTTCAAAATGGACAATCCCTGACCAAAGACGAATCAAGGGATGCCTGCTGGCACCTTACTCAGGTTACCGGTGAAGTAACAGTGCGGTGGAGCGAAGGTGAGAATGCTCGAGAGACCAAGGTCTCACTTGGCCAAGGGAATTACCTTCTGTTCAAACTGAGCAGTGACCAAAATTGGGGACGTCGTGTCCAATCCCCTTCCTCTGGGTCCTATCTTGTGACGGTTCCGGACGATTGGGAGCGCGACGAAGCATTGTCAGGGCCTCCACCAGTTACTCCAGAGTTTGTGTCCCTTAAGGACTATCGAGCGCATTTCTTCGAACTTGAGAGAGGTAGCGAGAAGAAGATCGCCTTTCGCACGTCTGAAGGCAAATCAGTCATCATTGAGTCGAAGGAATCACGATTCAAGCTCATTGGGAATCGCCTGCCCGCTGCAAGTGAGAATATCGGGCCTCTCTTTGGCGGAAATCCTCCCCAAATTTGCGCTATGGATGTCCAAGCGTGGAAAGATGTTGGGACAATTGTTGTAGGGGAAGAGGGCAGTGGAAAGGGAAGATGGCGCATGGCTTTCACCCCCGAGCAGGGATTGATTGAGCAAACTTTGCCTCCTGAAGTGGGTGAGAGAAAAGAAGGATGGTACTTTCTTAGATTTTACGACACGAACGGTGACCTTGTAGAGAGTCTGGATTTTAGATTCATCAGCGCTCTAAAAGAAATCAGGACCGATCGATTTTCTCCACTCCCCCTTGAAAATGGATATAATCCGGTATGTGTCACATTCCTCCATGACCCTGGTTGTGTTATCCATCTGGCTGACGGCAGTCTTAACGTCCAAATTGAACGCCAGGATGACAAAACGATTCTGACTATTCCCCCTGATCCTACATGTGACAAAACACACTGGCATGTGGGGTCCCAAGGTGGGCCACAGGTAGAGGTGACCATCCTGGTAGAAAGGCTCTGGTGGGCGATAGGGGAGGAGAATCAAGAGCCAACGGAATGGAGAGACAGGCCTTTGACATTGAAGCGCGGGGATTTCGCGGCCACTTCCAAGAAAGCACTCTGGATACGCTTCCCAAGATATCGTTGGGTAGATAGGATCCGTGTGGGATTCGAGCAAACGAAAGCTAGGACTTATAATGTAATGGTAACGGCCAAAACAATCACTGTCCCACTTCGCGAATTCAGCGATTCCATAGTCATAAGAGATGGAACGGAAACATGCTCCTTAAAGGTGTGGATTAAACGTGATGACGATCTCACAGAGGGAGTCATTGCTGTTATCCCGGCGGTTCAGTTGACAGTCACGCCTGCTCCCGAACAGATGCAGTCAGCACCCACACCATCTTGGGTCGGTCTCGGAAGAAAGAAAACCGCCGTCGCGAAAGCCGTCCTACGGGAGGGATCCGGTCCCATCAAGGTCAACGGGCAAAACATATTAGACTACTTTGGGAAGGCTCCGGACAAAGCGAAACAGTTTTTAATGAAGCTGTTAGAGATGACCGATGTCCGTCAGGTACTGGCACGGATGGAAGCATCTGTCAATGTAACGGGTAGCAATCCAACTACAACCAGGCAGGCCAAGGCAGTAGCCCATGCTCTAGCGCGCGCCTTGATGAGCTATAATCCGCATCTGAAATCCCTGTTGAAACGATATGGTTTCGGAGGAGTCAGAGTGAAGAGTAGCTTTGTCTTCCCTCAGGAGAGGTAGACGATGAACCCAATCCAGTTCTCGCAGCAGATAGAAGACAGATACTGTCATTACCTAAAGACGACTTTTTATTTCAAAGATCCCGCTTTCCGTGCATCCTTCGAAAAGGCGCTGAGATCAGGGCATTTGAGCAAGGGACCGTACCTTGAAGCCACTCCGGTCTTCAGACGTGGTCAGACGCCGCGAGCCTTATTCCCAAGCCTCCTCGGATTTCAGCCCGATGATGGATTCCTGAAGGCAGTGCATGGCGACAGGCCACTCTACCAGCACCAAGAACAAGCGATCCAAAGCGTTCTCAACGGGCGCAATGTAGTTGTTGCCACTGGCACGGGAAGCGGTAAGACTGAATCCTTTCTTTATCCGATCTTGCTCCATCTCTACCAGGAATTCCGAAAGGGCAAGTTACGCGAGGGTGTGCGTGCGCTCATTCTCTATCCGATGAATGCTCTGGCTAATGACCAGCGCGAACGTCTCGGGGAGATCTGTAAACGGCTTAAGGAGGTCAATTCGCCTTTCCGGTTTACCTTCGGGCAGTACATCGGAGAAACACCAGAAGATGAGAGTGACTCGCAACGCCAAGCGCGGGATCACATCGCAGAGCGGGACCAAAAGGGTCACTCCATAGTTGAAGACGGGCATGTGGTCCACGGGGAACTTGTCCTTCGGTCCGAGATGCGGAAGAGACTACCCCATATTCTCCTTACCAACTACTCAATGCTTGAATATCTGTTACTCCGACCTGACGACAGCCCACTCTTTGACAACGGACGAGCTCGGTGGTGGACCTTTCTGGTGCTGGATGAAGCGCATCAATACCGCGGTTCCCGTGGCATTGAGATGGCGATGCTTCTGCGACGCCTTAAACAGAGGCTGAGAGAAGGTGGCCGCTCGGAACCGTTCCGATGCATTGCCACAAGTGCAACACTAGGTGGTGGAGAAAGAGATAGAGCCGCAGTAGCCAAGTTCGCTTCAGACCTGTTCGGTGAAGAATTCCGTGAGGAGAACGTGATTCTCGGGGAGAGTGAACCGATCCCCGAACCAAGCCCAGAAAGCCTCTCCCCTGGTGATTATCAGTTTCTTGCACAGGTGCTTCGCGAGGAAAATACAGAAGTCAGGAGCCGTCTTACCGAACTGGCGACTAAACTCGGTGTGTCACTCCCGAGCAACGAAGACCCGCCGAAAATTGTTGGGAGGCTCCTTCAGCGTGACAGCCGCGCAACGGCTCTCCGCCGCTTCATCACAGGCAACCCTGCCGAAGTTCAGGTGATTGCCGATCAAATCTTTGGGGACTTACCGCAGGAGAAGCGGGCGTCTGCTCTGTCCGAGTTAGTTGAACTTCTCTTACAGGCCAAGGACCCTTTGTCCGATGCGCCTCTTTTTTCTGCACGCTACCATCTATTCCTCAGATCACTCGAAGGCGCTTTTGTCTCCTACTGGCCTCAGAAAAAGGTCTTCCTTGATCGTAAGGCTGGGGATGAAAAGCACCCAGCCTTTGAAGTTGCGCTCTGTCGGGAGTGCGGTCAGCATTATTTTGTAGGCCAGAAAGATTTCAAGGGTGGCAGATTAGTGGAGGCGATTCGC
This portion of the Thermogemmata fonticola genome encodes:
- the rpsI gene encoding uS9 family ribosomal protein codes for the protein MFPILFVIVGITIFIVGITIFIIFGIIIHKRNKQLMRISVDEAQSEVAGVQHYEESQETDLGTKEHCQQSNTRPCYQDGDNLQKIMEESHDVEKEFVIAKNLQENIIEESQSISLEEIQLKTVLESPTGVTQDPQVAIVAETQPTAVGELCPPVVQETQPTIGREMQLQVAGQESPPSITQRAQPTSKSERLEPAERGGRSRVSIRDPKKRLTANPKPRTPKPEIVCWKRERQWIPAVEVPEELLESSDLAVFQNGQSLTKDESRDACWHLTQVTGEVTVRWSEGENARETKVSLGQGNYLLFKLSSDQNWGRRVQSPSSGSYLVTVPDDWERDEALSGPPPVTPEFVSLKDYRAHFFELERGSEKKIAFRTSEGKSVIIESKESRFKLIGNRLPAASENIGPLFGGNPPQICAMDVQAWKDVGTIVVGEEGSGKGRWRMAFTPEQGLIEQTLPPEVGERKEGWYFLRFYDTNGDLVESLDFRFISALKEIRTDRFSPLPLENGYNPVCVTFLHDPGCVIHLADGSLNVQIERQDDKTILTIPPDPTCDKTHWHVGSQGGPQVEVTILVERLWWAIGEENQEPTEWRDRPLTLKRGDFAATSKKALWIRFPRYRWVDRIRVGFEQTKARTYNVMVTAKTITVPLREFSDSIVIRDGTETCSLKVWIKRDDDLTEGVIAVIPAVQLTVTPAPEQMQSAPTPSWVGLGRKKTAVAKAVLREGSGPIKVNGQNILDYFGKAPDKAKQFLMKLLEMTDVRQVLARMEASVNVTGSNPTTTRQAKAVAHALARALMSYNPHLKSLLKRYGFGGVRVKSSFVFPQER